A portion of the Edaphobacter lichenicola genome contains these proteins:
- a CDS encoding MerC domain-containing protein produces MRTSTLSADKLGIWASAFCVVHCVLTPILVSMSVVLAHLIPGEERTHRTLAVGIAALGALALVRGFRTHRRRRILGLMLLGLAFIFAGAFWGTQLPSHGYEVAVTMTGSVLMIGAHRMNHTFCRDCRQCSNTEAGVC; encoded by the coding sequence TTGCGCACTTCTACTCTTTCTGCAGACAAGCTTGGCATATGGGCCTCCGCTTTCTGCGTGGTGCATTGTGTTCTAACGCCGATTCTGGTGTCGATGTCTGTCGTGCTGGCTCATCTGATTCCGGGTGAGGAGCGAACTCATCGTACTTTGGCGGTGGGGATCGCGGCACTGGGCGCGCTCGCGCTGGTGCGTGGATTTCGCACCCATCGGCGGCGCCGGATTCTCGGGCTGATGCTGTTGGGGTTGGCATTTATCTTCGCAGGAGCGTTCTGGGGAACCCAACTGCCATCGCATGGATACGAGGTTGCCGTGACGATGACGGGTAGCGTGCTGATGATAGGCGCGCACCGGATGAATCATACGTTTTGCAGAGATTGCAGGCAGTGTTCGAACACAGAAGCGGGTGTTTGTTGA
- a CDS encoding class I SAM-dependent methyltransferase: MIALIRSSHATLRGLALGLMLLGGTGLMAGAQMGTEPQRALDRVAVETSNLALGQEATTQRPTSTPYAGDLSIFEYPDRDKKLQIDRVMDLLGIVPGKNVADIGAGSGWFTVRASRRVGPTGTVIAEDINPLAIEYIGKRALKDNLTNVRTVLGGPDDPRLPSGSVDAVLMLKVYHEIAHPVPTMKVLQRALRPGAKVGIIDRNGNGADHGLNHDVVVKEMDEAGYKLVGTYDFTKADGQDYFLIFQAR; the protein is encoded by the coding sequence ATGATTGCTTTGATTCGTTCTTCGCACGCAACACTACGTGGACTTGCTTTGGGTTTAATGTTGCTGGGTGGGACCGGCTTGATGGCCGGAGCACAGATGGGAACCGAGCCGCAACGGGCGTTGGACAGGGTGGCGGTCGAGACATCGAACCTTGCCCTTGGGCAGGAGGCGACAACACAGAGGCCCACGAGCACACCTTACGCGGGGGATCTTTCAATCTTCGAGTACCCCGACCGGGACAAGAAACTGCAGATCGATCGAGTGATGGATCTGCTGGGAATTGTGCCGGGGAAAAACGTTGCAGACATTGGTGCGGGGTCTGGCTGGTTTACTGTTCGGGCGTCGCGCAGAGTTGGGCCAACTGGAACGGTGATTGCGGAGGATATCAACCCATTGGCAATTGAATATATCGGCAAGCGCGCTCTCAAAGACAACCTGACAAATGTCCGGACGGTGCTTGGCGGACCCGACGACCCGAGACTACCTTCGGGGAGCGTCGATGCGGTACTAATGTTGAAGGTCTACCACGAGATTGCCCATCCCGTGCCGACGATGAAGGTGCTGCAGCGGGCGTTAAGGCCCGGGGCGAAGGTGGGGATTATCGACCGCAATGGGAATGGCGCGGATCACGGATTGAACCACGACGTAGTCGTGAAGGAGATGGATGAGGCGGGTTACAAGCTGGTGGGAACCTATGACTTTACCAAGGCGGACGGTCAGGATTACTTCCTGATCTTTCAGGCGCGTTGA
- a CDS encoding CocE/NonD family hydrolase: MRSLASTALFLAITSLAFAQGPRPQLSPEETKALIEKREAIEKQLEDVAIIDRKVMVPMSDGARMAADIYRPKDTSKKYPIIFSRTPYNFNFWDVKLGTYRDMSQELDAVKRGYVLIEMNERGHLFSEGNYDILGAPLSDADDQFNWMAAQPWSSGKIGLIGCSSTAEWQLAAASLGNKALTTIIPQSFGAGVGKVGPYNEQGNWYRGGAVQMLFIDWLYGEQNQVRPTFPKDTPQADLIKASKLFDLAPQLPPVDWAKAYEHLPEKDIISAVDGPRGIFSDKMPNTTGGAMIERTPNDPAWRKGGIWQSDTMPINVPGFWFMTWYDVSTGPNLAAYNFVRSTAKGEAANEQYAVIAPTLHCGYKRAKEDTIIGERSMGDARLDYDALTYGWFDHFLKGEDNGFLRKTPKVQYFTMGINKWQHSETWPPEGAKPITLTLTSGGHANTLHGDGVLTFAQPAAPAKSKTKSPDVADLFTYDPLHPTPSYGGNVCCAANTIPGNGGALDQRKMEERPDILVYTTEPLKEGIEVSGPITATLYVSSDVKDTDVTVKVIDVLPDGTAYNLDETIQRLRYREGDDKTVWMEKDKVYKVTLTPMNTSNYFEAGHKIRIEIAGSNFPRFDRNLNTGGNNYDETTAIIAHTAIHHSPRYPSTLTLSVVKH, encoded by the coding sequence ATGCGCTCGCTTGCTTCCACTGCTCTCTTTCTTGCCATCACTTCGCTTGCCTTTGCACAAGGTCCGCGGCCGCAGCTCTCACCAGAGGAGACCAAGGCTCTCATCGAAAAGCGCGAAGCCATCGAAAAGCAGCTCGAAGACGTCGCAATCATCGATCGTAAGGTCATGGTTCCCATGAGCGATGGTGCGCGTATGGCCGCCGACATCTATCGGCCGAAGGACACCAGCAAGAAGTACCCCATCATATTTAGTCGCACCCCGTATAACTTCAACTTCTGGGATGTGAAGCTGGGCACGTATCGCGACATGAGCCAGGAGCTCGACGCCGTCAAACGCGGGTACGTCCTCATCGAGATGAACGAGCGCGGCCACCTCTTCTCCGAGGGCAACTACGACATCCTCGGCGCGCCGCTCTCCGACGCCGACGACCAGTTCAACTGGATGGCCGCGCAACCCTGGTCCTCCGGCAAGATCGGCCTCATCGGCTGCTCCTCCACCGCCGAGTGGCAGCTCGCAGCCGCATCCCTCGGCAACAAAGCCCTCACCACCATCATTCCGCAGAGCTTCGGCGCGGGCGTCGGCAAGGTCGGCCCCTACAACGAGCAGGGCAACTGGTACCGCGGCGGCGCCGTGCAGATGCTCTTCATCGACTGGCTCTACGGCGAACAAAATCAGGTCCGCCCCACCTTCCCCAAAGACACCCCACAGGCCGATCTCATAAAGGCCTCGAAGCTCTTCGACCTCGCTCCGCAACTCCCTCCCGTCGACTGGGCCAAAGCCTACGAGCATCTCCCCGAGAAGGACATTATCTCCGCCGTCGACGGCCCTCGCGGCATCTTCTCCGACAAGATGCCCAACACCACCGGCGGCGCCATGATCGAGCGCACACCCAACGACCCAGCCTGGCGCAAAGGCGGCATCTGGCAGTCCGACACCATGCCCATCAACGTTCCCGGCTTCTGGTTCATGACCTGGTACGACGTCTCCACTGGCCCCAACCTCGCCGCCTATAACTTCGTTCGCTCAACCGCAAAGGGCGAAGCCGCAAACGAGCAGTACGCCGTCATCGCCCCCACCCTGCACTGCGGATACAAGCGCGCCAAAGAGGACACCATTATCGGCGAACGCAGCATGGGCGATGCCCGTCTCGACTACGACGCCCTCACCTACGGCTGGTTCGATCACTTCCTCAAGGGGGAAGACAACGGCTTCCTCCGGAAGACCCCCAAGGTCCAGTACTTCACCATGGGCATCAACAAGTGGCAGCACTCAGAGACCTGGCCACCTGAGGGCGCAAAGCCCATCACCCTCACACTCACAAGCGGCGGCCACGCCAACACCCTGCACGGCGACGGCGTGCTCACCTTCGCCCAACCAGCCGCACCCGCAAAATCAAAGACAAAATCACCCGACGTCGCCGACCTCTTCACCTATGACCCGCTCCACCCCACACCCAGCTACGGCGGCAACGTCTGCTGCGCTGCCAACACCATCCCCGGCAACGGCGGCGCGCTCGACCAGCGCAAGATGGAAGAGCGGCCAGACATCCTCGTCTACACCACCGAACCACTAAAAGAAGGTATCGAAGTTAGCGGCCCCATCACCGCCACGCTCTACGTCTCCTCTGACGTGAAGGACACCGACGTCACCGTCAAGGTGATCGACGTTCTCCCCGACGGCACCGCCTATAACCTCGACGAGACCATTCAGCGCCTCCGCTACCGTGAAGGAGACGACAAGACCGTCTGGATGGAAAAGGACAAGGTCTACAAGGTCACGCTCACCCCAATGAACACCAGCAACTACTTCGAGGCCGGCCATAAAATCCGCATCGAGATAGCAGGCTCCAACTTCCCCCGCTTTGACCGCAACCTCAACACCGGCGGCAACAACTACGACGAGACCACCGCCATCATCGCCCACACCGCCATCCACCACAGCCCCCGATACCCCAGCACCCTCACCCTCTCAGTCGTCAAACACTAA
- the ppc gene encoding phosphoenolpyruvate carboxylase, whose protein sequence is MPSLWSPTDWPQRLAELQAPTGELKEAPLRRDVRSLGMLLGEVLREQAGDPLYEAVEALRRTAIARREAEAPQSGAPNQADATAHLQQALARVHTLDLAAAYQLARAFGFYFELINLAETNHRKRRRLSLQLNQTASPSSAIQRGDLRGTLRRLRQAGVSANEVHSLLRRICVSPVFTAHPTEVARRSVMFKRRRISDLLEQLDRIPVPEPHLEALERDLLAEITALWQTDDVRSARPTVRDEIRMALDYYESSLFDTLPVLYAEIAAAIAAEYPNTNPCAPAEPAASLETSPPSICELPRLIHFGSWIGGDRDGNPFVTPQATREALAMAHSLLLTHYRRRLQNVFEQLASSTQQVPVSTQLTALLDRYLTQLRTAGQNALEERFPHESIRLFIACVMMRLGATPQSAVPVPSNPALTPYTRSADLLSDLTTLRTSLIENNGPRLAQMLIDPLLMEVRTYGLHLQTLDIRQHARVHAAAVAEISAWSEASSDKSLSLPPALTAQTAEVLDTFRTIAELKQTYSPESIRQYVISGATSAEDVLHVLWLARLGGVKVEATSSDQENQSDDPGLQPVPLFESIEDLQNAPAIMRELWTSEAYRPLLKSWNHHQEVMLGYSDSNKDGGMITSTWEIYKAHRALHEVARDCGITLRLFHGRGGTVGRGGGPTHRAIFAQPMNSFSGELRITEQGEVLNWKYSDVILAERNLELMIAASLDALARPDALLQHGNKIPHLTGEILPAWEIALDQLSATSYAFYREHIVNNPDTFTYFERATPVAELEHARLGSRPAKRSGKKSMADLRAIPWVFGWMQSRQLVPAYFGVGHALHHFIQSTPDGLAQLQTMARDFPLFLDIIRNVEMALAKADFGIARLYASLVEDEVLRDRVFTTLEAEFNLTHRMILEITKQKSLLQANPVLERSIRLRNPYVDPMSLIQVELIRRKRSAAANNEPDSPELDRAISATINGISAGLRNTG, encoded by the coding sequence ATGCCGTCCCTGTGGTCTCCAACCGACTGGCCCCAACGCCTCGCCGAGCTTCAGGCCCCAACCGGCGAGCTCAAAGAAGCGCCCCTGCGCCGCGATGTCCGATCGCTCGGTATGCTCCTCGGCGAGGTTCTCCGAGAACAGGCTGGCGACCCGCTCTACGAAGCCGTCGAGGCACTTCGCCGCACCGCCATCGCCCGCCGCGAGGCCGAAGCACCTCAAAGCGGCGCTCCAAACCAGGCCGACGCCACCGCGCATCTGCAACAAGCGCTCGCCCGTGTCCACACCCTCGACCTCGCCGCCGCCTACCAGCTCGCCCGCGCCTTCGGCTTCTACTTCGAGCTCATCAACCTCGCCGAGACCAACCACCGCAAGCGCCGCCGCCTCTCTTTGCAACTCAATCAAACCGCCTCGCCGTCCAGCGCCATCCAGCGCGGCGACCTTCGCGGAACTCTCCGCCGTCTTCGCCAGGCCGGCGTCTCCGCGAACGAAGTTCACTCCCTTCTCCGGCGCATCTGCGTCTCACCCGTTTTCACCGCACACCCCACCGAGGTCGCTCGCCGCAGCGTCATGTTCAAACGCCGCCGCATCTCCGACCTCCTCGAGCAACTCGACCGCATCCCCGTCCCCGAGCCACACCTCGAAGCCCTCGAACGCGATCTCCTCGCCGAGATCACTGCGCTCTGGCAGACAGACGACGTTCGCAGCGCCCGCCCCACCGTTCGCGACGAGATCCGCATGGCCCTCGACTACTACGAGTCCAGCCTCTTCGACACCCTCCCCGTCCTCTACGCCGAAATCGCCGCCGCCATCGCCGCCGAATATCCCAACACCAATCCATGCGCTCCCGCAGAACCTGCGGCATCATTAGAGACGTCACCACCGTCGATCTGCGAGCTGCCAAGGCTCATCCACTTCGGTTCCTGGATCGGCGGCGACCGCGACGGTAACCCCTTCGTTACTCCGCAGGCCACACGCGAAGCGCTCGCGATGGCGCACTCACTCCTCCTCACCCACTATCGCCGCCGCCTGCAAAACGTCTTCGAACAGCTCGCCAGCTCCACCCAGCAGGTCCCCGTCTCCACCCAACTCACCGCCCTGCTCGATCGCTACCTCACCCAACTCCGTACCGCCGGCCAAAACGCACTCGAGGAACGCTTTCCCCACGAATCCATCCGCCTGTTCATCGCCTGCGTCATGATGCGTCTCGGCGCCACACCGCAGTCCGCCGTCCCTGTTCCTTCGAATCCTGCACTCACTCCCTATACTCGCTCTGCAGACCTCCTCTCTGATCTCACCACCCTCCGCACATCGCTCATCGAGAACAACGGTCCGCGTCTCGCACAGATGCTTATCGATCCGCTTCTGATGGAGGTTCGTACCTACGGCCTGCATCTGCAGACGCTCGACATCCGGCAACACGCGCGCGTCCACGCCGCAGCCGTCGCCGAAATCTCCGCATGGTCTGAGGCAAGCTCAGATAAATCGCTCTCCCTGCCACCTGCGCTCACCGCGCAGACCGCCGAGGTTCTCGATACGTTCCGCACCATCGCCGAATTGAAGCAGACGTACTCGCCCGAGTCCATCCGCCAGTACGTCATCAGTGGCGCCACCAGCGCTGAAGATGTTCTTCACGTCCTCTGGCTTGCGCGCCTTGGTGGAGTGAAAGTCGAAGCTACCTCATCAGACCAAGAGAATCAGAGCGACGATCCCGGCCTTCAGCCCGTCCCACTCTTCGAGTCCATTGAGGACCTCCAGAATGCCCCGGCCATCATGCGCGAGCTCTGGACCAGCGAAGCCTACCGTCCCCTCTTGAAAAGTTGGAACCACCATCAGGAGGTCATGCTCGGCTACTCCGACTCCAACAAGGACGGCGGCATGATCACCAGCACCTGGGAGATCTACAAAGCTCACCGCGCCCTTCACGAAGTAGCACGCGACTGCGGCATCACACTCCGCCTCTTCCATGGCCGCGGAGGCACCGTAGGTCGTGGCGGCGGCCCCACCCATCGCGCCATCTTCGCTCAACCCATGAACAGCTTCAGCGGAGAACTTCGGATTACCGAGCAGGGCGAAGTCCTCAACTGGAAGTACTCCGATGTCATCCTCGCCGAACGCAATCTCGAACTGATGATCGCGGCAAGCCTCGACGCCTTGGCCCGTCCGGACGCGCTGCTGCAGCACGGCAACAAAATTCCCCATCTGACTGGCGAAATTCTTCCTGCGTGGGAGATCGCCCTCGACCAACTCTCAGCCACGTCATACGCCTTCTATCGCGAACACATCGTCAACAACCCCGACACCTTCACTTACTTCGAGCGAGCCACCCCTGTTGCCGAACTCGAACACGCCCGCCTCGGCTCCCGCCCAGCGAAACGCAGCGGCAAAAAATCCATGGCCGACCTCCGCGCCATCCCATGGGTCTTCGGCTGGATGCAGTCACGTCAGCTCGTCCCCGCCTACTTCGGCGTCGGACACGCGCTCCATCACTTCATCCAGTCCACACCTGACGGCCTCGCTCAGCTCCAGACCATGGCCCGCGACTTCCCTCTCTTTCTCGACATCATTCGCAACGTAGAGATGGCTCTTGCCAAGGCTGACTTCGGCATCGCACGCCTCTATGCCTCGCTGGTTGAAGACGAGGTCCTCCGCGACCGCGTCTTCACCACCCTCGAAGCCGAGTTCAACCTCACCCACCGCATGATCCTCGAGATCACAAAGCAGAAATCGCTCCTGCAAGCCAACCCAGTCCTCGAGCGCTCCATACGCCTTCGCAACCCCTACGTCGATCCAATGTCGCTCATCCAAGTCGAGCTCATTCGCCGCAAGCGCTCTGCTGCCGCCAATAATGAACCCGACTCCCCAGAGCTAGACCGCGCAATCTCCGCCACCATCAACGGCATCAGCGCCGGTCTCCGCAACACCGGCTGA
- a CDS encoding MFS transporter gives MADGSERGSLAVGKDYRSAFKSRDFRLYQAARLMVILGAEAQSVAVAWQVYALTHSALDLGYTGLALFLPGLFVMLAAGHAADRYDRRKIILLCYGLQACCTAVLLWLSLSASALQHGRIWPIYAVLVGIGLGRAFSGPAASAMLPSLVPKEDFVNAVTWGATVYQIANMSGPAVGGILFTLPLAGAAAMCNGAPLVYSFTLAMLLGFIILVSMIHAKMVTEKKAFSMKTVLAGLEYVWRAKLLLGSISLDLFAVLLGGATALLPIFATDILHAGPRGLGLLRAMPSVGALAVSLTMVVRPIKRKAGLTMLVCVGIFGAATVVFGLSKSIWLSAAALVIVGASDMVSVVVRSSVLQLATPPEMRGRVSAVNWLFIGASNEFGEFESGLTAHWWGAVRAVVIGGTGSMLVTAAAAGLFPQLRRADALTADALMEPQPELSMAEPVD, from the coding sequence ATGGCGGATGGTTCGGAGCGAGGGAGTCTAGCGGTAGGGAAGGATTATCGCTCTGCATTCAAGTCGCGTGACTTTCGGCTGTATCAGGCGGCGCGGTTGATGGTGATTCTGGGGGCAGAGGCGCAGTCGGTCGCCGTTGCATGGCAGGTTTATGCTTTGACGCACTCGGCGCTTGATCTCGGATATACGGGACTCGCACTTTTTCTTCCTGGTTTGTTTGTCATGTTGGCAGCGGGCCATGCAGCGGACCGGTACGACCGCAGAAAGATCATCCTGCTTTGTTATGGGCTGCAGGCCTGTTGTACTGCTGTGTTGCTGTGGTTGTCATTGAGCGCGAGTGCTCTGCAGCATGGCCGGATATGGCCGATCTACGCAGTATTGGTCGGCATTGGTTTAGGACGGGCATTCAGCGGGCCGGCGGCGAGCGCGATGCTGCCCAGCTTAGTGCCAAAGGAAGACTTTGTGAATGCGGTCACCTGGGGCGCGACCGTCTATCAGATTGCAAATATGTCAGGCCCGGCGGTGGGAGGAATCCTGTTCACACTGCCGTTGGCAGGCGCCGCGGCAATGTGCAACGGAGCACCACTTGTGTATAGCTTCACGCTCGCGATGTTGTTGGGTTTCATTATTCTCGTCAGTATGATTCACGCGAAGATGGTGACCGAGAAAAAGGCGTTCAGCATGAAGACCGTGCTTGCCGGACTTGAGTATGTTTGGCGAGCGAAACTGCTGCTGGGATCGATCTCGCTCGACTTGTTTGCCGTTCTTCTGGGGGGAGCGACGGCGCTTTTGCCGATCTTCGCCACCGATATTCTCCACGCTGGGCCGCGCGGATTGGGTCTGCTGCGGGCGATGCCTTCGGTCGGGGCTCTTGCAGTTTCGCTTACGATGGTTGTGCGACCGATCAAACGCAAGGCCGGCCTGACAATGCTGGTATGCGTCGGGATCTTCGGCGCTGCGACGGTCGTGTTCGGGTTGTCAAAGAGCATCTGGTTGAGCGCGGCAGCGCTGGTGATCGTGGGCGCAAGCGACATGGTCAGCGTGGTAGTTCGTTCAAGTGTGCTGCAACTGGCGACGCCGCCGGAGATGCGCGGTCGCGTGAGCGCGGTGAACTGGTTGTTTATCGGAGCATCGAACGAATTTGGAGAATTTGAGAGTGGTCTGACAGCGCACTGGTGGGGTGCAGTACGGGCTGTGGTGATCGGCGGTACTGGGTCGATGCTGGTAACGGCTGCGGCTGCGGGACTGTTTCCTCAGTTGCGTAGGGCCGATGCTTTGACAGCAGATGCGTTGATGGAGCCGCAACCCGAGTTGAGCATGGCAGAGCCGGTAGATTAG
- a CDS encoding TolC family protein has translation MPASAARAQGAADLPPAPVPNVVKLPGNVVVEQATPAALPLSLDDAIARGEKRNLQMLLVIQNQRLVHGELLSAENSLLPSLTAKGQISAQQINLAALGFKPGSLAAFGLPPGSIAEIVKVNTASAQMNLDQQLFNAPAYFLYRSAQKAQKVADLSELNLLGGVTLEVGTQYLLALADASQIENARALEKADEVAYQQAKASHEAGVGTNLDELRARVQLQMQQQALINNENAFAKDKIALNRMIGLPADQQITLIDTAPYAEYAELPLEDAKKLAYQRRKDLLNLQAQLEVATQARKAVRAEYLPVVSFNGYYGVLGEIGSFYHGVFAATGKVSVPVFQEGQLRGEREVADAQVVALRQQIESLRVSIEQQIRASMLDVESSNQLVKVARSNVDLATQELQDATDRFSAGVDDNLPVVQAQATLAAAQSRLVDTLYQYNQSKLSLARNTGVVESQYKIYLGR, from the coding sequence GTGCCGGCATCTGCAGCACGAGCGCAAGGTGCTGCAGATTTGCCGCCCGCGCCGGTGCCCAACGTTGTAAAGCTTCCGGGTAACGTGGTGGTGGAACAGGCTACCCCGGCTGCGTTGCCGCTCAGTCTGGACGATGCGATAGCTCGCGGGGAGAAGCGCAACCTGCAAATGCTGTTGGTGATCCAGAATCAGCGGCTGGTCCACGGCGAGCTCTTGTCGGCGGAGAACAGCTTGCTGCCCAGCTTGACCGCAAAGGGGCAGATTTCGGCGCAACAGATTAATCTGGCCGCACTGGGATTTAAACCAGGATCGCTGGCCGCCTTTGGTTTACCGCCGGGATCCATTGCTGAGATCGTGAAAGTGAATACGGCTTCGGCTCAGATGAATTTGGATCAGCAACTCTTCAATGCGCCCGCGTATTTCCTATACCGATCAGCGCAAAAAGCACAGAAAGTCGCTGATCTTTCGGAACTGAATCTGTTAGGCGGTGTGACGCTGGAAGTGGGAACTCAGTATCTGTTGGCCTTGGCTGATGCTTCGCAGATCGAAAATGCGAGGGCGCTGGAGAAGGCCGATGAAGTCGCCTACCAACAGGCGAAGGCCTCACATGAAGCAGGTGTAGGGACGAACCTGGATGAGTTGCGGGCGAGGGTGCAGTTGCAGATGCAGCAGCAAGCGCTGATTAATAACGAGAACGCTTTTGCGAAGGACAAGATCGCCCTGAATCGTATGATCGGGCTGCCGGCAGACCAACAGATCACTCTGATCGACACGGCTCCCTATGCGGAGTATGCGGAGCTACCCCTCGAAGACGCGAAGAAACTGGCATACCAGCGGCGGAAGGACCTACTGAATCTACAGGCGCAGTTAGAGGTGGCAACGCAGGCACGCAAGGCGGTTCGAGCGGAGTATCTGCCAGTGGTATCGTTCAACGGATATTACGGGGTTCTGGGCGAGATTGGATCGTTCTATCACGGTGTGTTTGCCGCTACCGGCAAAGTCAGTGTGCCGGTGTTTCAAGAAGGTCAGCTGCGCGGGGAGCGTGAGGTAGCGGACGCCCAAGTTGTCGCTCTCCGGCAGCAGATCGAGTCGCTAAGAGTATCGATTGAGCAGCAGATTCGGGCCAGCATGTTGGACGTAGAGTCGTCGAACCAGCTGGTGAAGGTCGCACGAAGCAACGTTGATCTTGCAACTCAGGAGTTGCAGGATGCCACGGACCGGTTTTCCGCCGGGGTGGATGACAACTTACCAGTTGTGCAGGCGCAGGCGACGCTGGCAGCGGCGCAGAGCAGACTTGTCGATACTCTCTATCAATACAACCAATCGAAGTTATCGCTGGCGCGAAATACTGGCGTGGTCGAGAGTCAATACAAGATCTATCTGGGGCGTTAG
- a CDS encoding energy transducer TonB, with amino-acid sequence MLTILRSSRARSILVFLSACSLVPALKAQSTEADIKTRLMDQPLFLRGCWGDDKLHFNSAGNLRDKSSVVAFTLCGFEFKEARLKQDKLVLEGRRIGLELKDDEQFRVPLNAGKIGSQEDESIHLEVAASPTGNYGPALDAIFVNGLPNLIPSMPSYWKPYALKYFTPMDEADASTTEQTSQQSPAPKAARVGGAIKAPKLLHAKEPTFNDLARKLQYSGVVVVNLHLEPDGTVTNMSIVHALGMGLDERALAAVQKYTFSPATQNGIPVLVELNVEINFEIY; translated from the coding sequence ATGCTCACGATCCTGCGTTCGTCTCGTGCTCGGTCCATCCTTGTGTTTCTGTCCGCCTGTTCTCTCGTACCTGCCCTCAAAGCGCAATCGACCGAAGCCGACATCAAGACGAGACTGATGGACCAGCCACTCTTTTTACGTGGCTGCTGGGGCGATGACAAGCTACACTTCAACTCCGCCGGGAACCTTAGGGATAAGTCTAGCGTTGTCGCCTTTACTCTTTGCGGCTTCGAGTTCAAAGAGGCCCGTCTCAAGCAAGATAAGCTCGTTCTCGAAGGTCGGCGAATCGGTCTTGAGTTGAAAGATGACGAGCAATTCCGCGTTCCGCTTAACGCAGGAAAAATAGGAAGTCAGGAAGACGAATCTATCCATCTAGAAGTCGCAGCCAGTCCGACGGGCAACTATGGTCCTGCTCTGGATGCCATCTTCGTTAATGGTCTTCCCAACTTAATTCCGTCGATGCCGTCGTATTGGAAGCCCTATGCTTTGAAATACTTCACTCCAATGGATGAGGCAGACGCTTCCACCACAGAGCAAACGAGCCAACAATCACCTGCCCCTAAGGCCGCCCGCGTTGGCGGCGCAATCAAGGCACCCAAACTACTGCATGCCAAAGAACCAACGTTCAACGATTTGGCACGTAAACTCCAATACAGCGGCGTCGTAGTAGTAAATCTTCACCTCGAGCCAGATGGCACCGTAACAAATATGTCCATCGTTCATGCGCTGGGAATGGGGCTTGATGAACGGGCTCTCGCGGCTGTACAAAAGTACACTTTCTCCCCCGCCACACAGAACGGCATTCCTGTCCTCGTCGAGCTCAATGTCGAAATTAATTTTGAGATATATTGA
- a CDS encoding DsbA family protein — MRLTSMNRILLAAALLITVPASVPALAQTAFKDTSMLRAPAGSRVAIFEFEDLECPACARAFPIVHAAVDKYKIPLVRHDFPLKMHVWSFDAAVIARYIQDKISPQAAEEYRRAVFANQTSIASKDDLNTFTQKYFQSHGRVMPFVIDPNGLFAAEVRADYTLGERVGLTQTPSIFIVTQKGYTQVNDVTQLYAMLDTAIAENPAPAATSKPKTTAHK, encoded by the coding sequence ATGCGTCTTACCTCTATGAATCGCATTCTTCTAGCCGCTGCTCTGCTGATCACCGTCCCGGCGAGCGTCCCCGCCCTGGCCCAAACTGCCTTCAAAGATACCTCGATGCTTCGGGCGCCTGCTGGCTCCAGGGTGGCCATCTTTGAGTTCGAGGATCTTGAATGTCCAGCCTGTGCCCGCGCATTCCCTATCGTCCACGCGGCCGTCGACAAGTACAAGATACCGCTCGTCCGCCACGACTTTCCCCTGAAAATGCACGTTTGGAGCTTTGACGCCGCTGTTATCGCGCGCTACATCCAGGACAAGATCTCGCCCCAGGCCGCAGAAGAGTACCGGCGCGCCGTCTTCGCGAATCAGACTTCGATCGCCTCGAAGGACGACCTCAATACGTTCACGCAGAAATATTTCCAATCTCACGGTCGCGTTATGCCGTTCGTCATCGACCCGAACGGTCTCTTCGCCGCCGAGGTGCGCGCCGACTATACCCTGGGCGAACGCGTCGGCCTTACCCAGACCCCGAGCATCTTCATCGTTACGCAAAAAGGCTACACTCAGGTGAATGACGTCACTCAGCTCTACGCGATGCTGGACACCGCAATCGCCGAGAACCCCGCGCCTGCAGCAACATCCAAGCCAAAGACCACGGCGCACAAATAA